The following are encoded together in the Lathyrus oleraceus cultivar Zhongwan6 chromosome 3, CAAS_Psat_ZW6_1.0, whole genome shotgun sequence genome:
- the LOC127130473 gene encoding uncharacterized protein LOC127130473, whose protein sequence is MDGISKILLNAEESISPEKPVSLPGAAKQRELGGTLQNEPGTNSKKLMSSSKTKEIGGNDIFDTPRETTPRSLAAAKSNTAGTRSSILSEESVQKNSKKMHGQKFAILLQ, encoded by the coding sequence ATGGATGGAATTAGTAAGATATTACTCAACGCTGAAGAAAGCATTTCTCCTGAGAAGCCAGTCTCTTTACCTGGGGCAGCAAAGCAGCGTGAACTTGGTGGAACATTGCAAAATGAACCAGGCACAAATAGCAAGAAACTGATGTCAAGTTCCAAGACCAAGGAGATTGGCGGAAATGATATATTTGATACTCCTCGTGAAACTACGCCCCGTTCATTGGCTGCTGCAAAATCTAACACTGCGGGTACCCGAAGTAGTATACTTAGTGAAGAATCAGTTCAGAAGAACTCAAAGAAAATGCATGGTCAGAAGTTTGCAATACTGCTGCAATAG